One Candidatus Nitronauta litoralis genomic window, CCATCGCTGAAAAGTTATAAACGAAAAATGTGGGGATCGGTGTGGCCGGACCAAAGACTCTGAGCAGTGCACCCAGGTTCACAAGGCTGTACATCATGATTGTTCCCGGCCCCGCGTATTTGGGGCGTCCGGTATGGCCGAGACTGGCACGGGTCATGATGGCGAGTGTCATGGATCCAATAGCCCCTGTCGTCAGTGCATGTATAGCTTCACCCAGATAAAATCCAACCCCGAGAGCGGCCGCTCCCAGAATGATCAAGGCCATTGCGAGCCATCCATAACCCACGTGCAGGATCAACACCAGAGGTTCGCGCCAGGTCCGCCAACCGTACCACCGGGACAGACGGATAAGGTGCATGATTCCCGCTGTGAGCAGTAACCATCCCGTTGTATGAGTCAGTGGTTGGACAATCCAGCTGATCCCCGCGATGAGGGTCAATAGAATGGTGGCCTTGTCGATGCCGGAAAAATCCGGGGGCCGTTGCGGAAGATTGTGATCCTCCAAAAAATCTTCGGTAAAACCCGGAGTCACCTTTCCACCAATCAAAGACAAGAGGAGGATGATGATCGTGAGTCCCATGCGCTCGGCGAGTTCTGTCGAAGAGTCGCTGAGCGCCAACCCGTGGAACAGAATATTGGCGAGGGCGTAGAGGCTGATTAACACGCCGATGGGCGATCGGTCCCAGGCTTTCCCGATTGCGATTTCGCGCCAGACGATACCGGCGACTCCAATCAGAAACAGGACGTCGACCAGGACGCATACCATGTCTGGCAGCCAGGGTTTGGCGATGACCAGTCGGCCAGCCAGCCACAGGCCCCAGAAAACGATCAGCAGCTTTCCTTTTACAGGAGGGCGGTCGGTCCAGTTTGGCATGGCCGTGAACAGGAAACCCGCGATAATGGCGGACAAAAACCCGAAGACCATCTCGTGAACATGCCATTCGCGCGGACCATACAAAAACTCGGCACTGTTCGCACCGGAAAGAATGATGGCCCAGACGGGAATCGCTGTCCCGGCAAACAGTGCAGCACTGAAGAAGAACGGGCGGAACCCGTATGAAAAGAAGGGGAGTCTAGTCACAACACGGTCCAGGAATAAGTATTAAATCAAAAGTAAAGGCGAGATTCTTCACTCCGCTGGGCTAAGTTCAGAATGACTTGTTTGGGATTGGTATTGCAATTTTAAAGCTGGTTTTGAATCAGTATATTTTGAGTATGAACTATGGATAAATTATCCAGGTTTTCTTGAAGACTTTGAAACCGCAAGTAGTTATACAGTGGTTGAATGCAACGCAGGTTTTACCGTAGTTACCCATTGGCCTTTGAGCGCATGGCCTGAAGCGTGGTCGATTTTTACTTTTACAATGTCGCCCGGTTCCAGTGTTTCATCCGGACAAGCCATCATCACATTCCAGTATTCCGGGTTGCGTCCGCGATAGTCGATGCCCGGTTTTTCGCTCGCACTTTCCACCATCACTTCCACCTCACGGCCCAGAAAACCCTGACCCGCCTCATTCGCAAGTTCCGCCTGCAGTTGGATGACGCGCTGAAGGCGTTCGTGTTTGACTTCGTGCGGAACTGAATCTTCATACTCCGCCGCCGGGGTGAAGGGCCGCGGACTGTAGGCAAACATATAACTGTTATGGAAACCGATCCGTTTCATCAACGTTAAGGTGTTTTCAAAATCCGCATCGGTTTCGCCCGGGAAACCAACGATGAGATCCGTGGTCATGGCGATGCCGGGCACCTCACTTTTTAGTTCGTCAATCAGGTCGATGTAGTTTTCCACTGTGTGGTGTCGCCGCATGCGATACAGCACGGCGTCTGATCCGCTTTGCACCGGCAGGTGCATGTGATTCATAAGGTTGGGCAGATCGCGGTAGGCATCGATCACATCGCGAGTCATGTCCATCGGATGACTTGACGTGAACCGCAGACGTTCGACGCCCGGTATGGCCGCGACTCCGCGCAACAGCTCGTGAAACGTCAGGGGCTTATCCAGCCCGATCTTGCCGTAGGAGTTGACGTTCTGGCCGAGCAGAATGATTTCGCGTGCACCTGCAGCGACCAGTTGGCGTACTTCTTCGTATATTTCATTTTCCGAACGCGATTTCTCCCGCCCGCGTGTGTTGGGCACTACGCAGAACGAACAAAACTTGTCGCAGCCCTTGATGATGTTGACGTAGGCAACCGGACCGGTGATGCGGGATCCGTCGAGCGCTGGAATCGAGTATTTTTTCTCGCGGTCAAAGTCCGTGTTGATGAGTGTGGTTCGGGATTGACGTGCTTTTTCTACAGCATCCGGCACCGACTCGATGGCATCCGGTCCCAGGATGAAATCCAGGAAGGGCATTTTCGCGAGCAGGCTGTCCTGTTCCTGTTGAGCCAGGCAACCGGTGAGACCGAGGATCACATCCGGATTCTGCTGTTTTATCGGTTTGAGCTGGCCGAACAGGGAAAAGACCTTTTGTTCGGCCTTTTCGCGAATGGCGCAGGTGTTGATGAGGACTACATCTGCCGCCTCCCGGTGCGAGGTACAGCGGTAGCCGTCCTGGAACAGGAGCTGTTCCATGCGGTCGGAGTCGGCGACGTTCATCTGGCAGCCGAAAGTTTCAAGATAGAGTTGTTTCATGAAAGCGATTGTAACGGAAATTTGGGCTGGGGAGAAGGGAAACCCCTGATATTTTGGGCTCCCCGGCGATTTTTAAGGCGGGTATCAATTTATATAAATTTATATAAATTTACTATTAATTAATTTCTTTTAAATTAATTTAAAATTGTTATTGACAAGTATCCAAAGTTGAAGTATATTAGCTCCCATCCACGAAAAGAAGGTACAAATTTTTAATATTTAGATTCAACCCGTCTCTCTATCTGGAGGGGAAAAACTGTGGCCAATGTGAATAACAATGTCCAGGTAATCCGGGAATCCAAGATGATGAGCAAGGCCGAACTGGCTCGCAAGGCCAATGTCACGGTCCAGACCATCGATCGGATTGAGAAAGGAAATGACTGCCGTTTGGATACCAAGCGGAAGATCATCCTTGCTTTGGGCTACAAGCTGGGCGAACGGACGAAGATCTTCATTGATGAAGAAGCTTCGGCAGGCAAGAAAAAAAGCATCAAGAAAAAGGTTGTTCGAAGGAAGAAAAAATCGGATTTGTAATCTGATGGAGCAACTCTTTGAGTGGGTGGGGAGACCGACTTGAGAGAATCCAGGGTTACCCGCTTCGGAGAAGCTTTTTGATGAGGCCCAGGCAGGGACCGTCAAAAGTGATGCTGGAGCGGGGAATCGAACATCTCGGAGCGCCAGGGCGCTGCCGAAACAAGGACAGGAAAGACACATGTTCCTTACAGCGAAAACACCTTTATTGGCCATTGATATCGGTTCAAGCTCGGTAAAGCTGGCACAGCTTCAGGGGTCCGGAAGTCGATATGAATTGACCGCTTTCGGGGTCATGCCTCTTGAGCCTGATGCTGTCACTGACGGTATGGTTCGGGATGAAGAGGCTGTTGCGGATGCCTTGTCTCGCCTGGTGAAGGCGGAAAAGGTGGACACCCGGTTTGCCGTTTCCTCCCTTTCCGGAGAATCGGTCATCATTAAAAAGATCCAGATGCCGGTTTTGCCTGATGAAGAGCTGGAAGAATCCATCGCTCAGGAAGCGGAGCAGTATATTCCGTTTGAAATTGACGATGTCCGTCTGGACTATCAGAAACTCGATATTCAGGGGGGTGCCGGAGATGAATTCGGCGGCCTGGATGAAGAGGAAAAAGAAGACATCCTCCTGGTGGCCGTGCAAAACGACCTCATTGACAATCGGTCGGATGTGTTGACGGCGGCAGGACTGAAGCCTGTGATCATCGACCTCGATGTTTTTGCAGTATCCAACGCTCTCGCGATCCAGCGTGACCTTGAAACGATGGGTGGGGTTGCCGTTGTTGACCTTGGTAATTCGTTCACCCATGTCAACCTGCTCCTTGATGGAATTTCCTTTTTTACCCGGGACATCCCGCTGGGTGGCAGTGTTTTGACCTATCAATTAGGCAAGGATTACGGCCTGGATTTCAATGAAACCGAGGGGCTCAAGCAGGGTATTATCCCGGACAGCATTGACCGTCAGGAAGTCATCGACAAAATTGTTGATTCTTTCGATGGGATCATTGACGAGGTCCAGAAGTCTTTTGAATTTTTCAGTTCTACCTCAAACAGCACCATTGAGCAGGTATTCATTAGTGGAGGGGGCGCCATGATTCCGGGTGTGGATAACCTGCTTTCGGATCGCCTGGCAGTTTCGGTGGAAGTATTCAATCCGTTGGAAACGGTGAAGATCAACCCAAGGAAATTTGACCGTGAAAGCATAAACCAGATGGCCCCTTTGGCCTCGGTTGTTGCAGGTCTTGCAACCAGAAGGTTTGACTACATATGATCAAAATCAATCTTTACGATTACCAGCGAGTTGCACAGGAAGTCACCGTCCAGAAGATGGTGGTGACTGCGATGATGATTATTGGAGGTGCGATAGTCGTTACCGTAATGGCCGTTTTTGCAGACATCGCCCGTGTCAGTTCGGCTGAATCCGAGATGGTGGCAGCCCAAATGAAGGTAGACCAGATCAAACCTCAATTTGATGCAGTCCAGAAACTCAAAGCGGAACAGGGCACTCTCAATAAAAAAATTACCAGTCTGTCCGATTTGCGTGCATCCAAAATTCCCTTTGCAAAATTGATGGAAGATGTTGGCCAGGTGACCCCGTCGGGTGTCTGGTTGAGCAAAATTGAACAAGCCACGGAAGCCAAACTTAGAAGTGGAAACGTTCCCATCCTGTTCATCGAAAAAAGTAAAAAAGGCCCAAGTACAGAAGATCCCCATCTTTTTGTGAAGTTTCAAGGTAAGGCTTCATCGGATCGGGGTGTGGTTAGATTTATGGAAGGTCTGGAGACTTTGAGCTATCTCGACCATGTGCTCATGCATTCCAGCAAGCAGGGTTGGGTTGCCAACCGACCGGTGCGGACTTTTATCGTGTATGCCCATGTCGCGGGCACGGGACCCAAACCCAAAAAATAAGAGAGGACTTATGGAAAAGTTATTTGACAGCTTACCGTATGCCGCTCTGGCGAGGATGACCAAGATCCAGTTTATTTTCCTTGGTCTGCTCATCGGAGGTCTTATTTTTGGGGCGTACTTTTTTACATTCCATTTGCAGAAAGAAGAAGAGTATGCGGCTCATGTGAAAAAGAAAACAGAGTTGGATGCCACATTCCTGCAGTACCAGACTGCGATTGCTGGAAAGCCTGTTTTGGTCAGGTCCATTTCAACCTTGAAGGCGGATCTGGTGGAAGCCAGCAGGGTGCTGCCTCTCGAATCCGAGTTGCCTGAACTGCTCCACCGGGTAACCGACATTGGAACTGTTCTGGGTGTGCAGATCGCAGACTTCAAAATTGGCCATCAAATCAATAAGCTTGATTTTTACAGCGAGGTCCCATTGGAAGTCAAAATCAACGGGGGATTCTACAACACCCTTGGGTTTTTCGACTGGCTTCAGAATCTTCTGCAGGTGGTTGATGTTAAGGAATTGGCAATGAATTCGAAAATGACCAAAAGGCAGATTGTGAATGAGGACACTGGCAAGGTGGAGGTTAAATCTGTTGAAGGTATCCAGACAAGCATCAAGGCGACAATTTACGCTTTTGCCGGAGACAGGAGCTGATTCAATCATGCATGATCCAAACGGGATGATTCAGGTAATGCAAACAATCCAAAAAAATATCCGGTTATTTCTGCTAACGGTTTTGGTAGTCGGTGTTTTGAGTGGCTCAGCCATTGGTGCACAGGCACCAGCCAGTTCGGTCGGGGCCAGCAATGGGCTGGTCCGCCAATTATTGGCAGACAGCGGGCTGGATGCAGCCAAAGCTTTCATGGCGGAATCCGAATTGCCTACCGAAATGTTTTCAGACCCCTTATCTCTTCTTTATATGGTGGCTCCCGACGGTAAACTGAAACTGATTCGGGAACTCTACCAGGGAACCTTTGATTCTGAAGAATATTTTGACGCGATTCAACGCCGTTTTCAAAAAGACCTGAATTCACAGCATGCCCATAAGGTGTTGGAATTTCTTGCCACCCCATTGGGGCAACAGTCGGTTCAGATGGAAGTACAGTTTTTGAACGATTACCTCTGGTTTTTATCGCGTGGAAAGGATTTTCTGGGACATTATCGAGAAAAAATGGGACCTGAAAACCTTCCCACGGGTCAACGGTTGTTTCTTACCGGACGGATGCTGAGGGCGCGGGATCTGGTGAGTCTTGGTATGAGGGTCAACAGTTCAATACTGGCAGTGGCTTCCCCTTTGAAACCGTATTACAACCAGGGGCCATCTGACGATAAAGAAAAAATAGTTAAGGAAGACCTTCCTGAATACATCAAAACATTACATATCATGTTCCTGTCCCGAATTTACAGGGAAATGCCTGATGATCGTTTTAAAGAGCTGGTGAAGTTCTATGAATCTTCTGCCGGTCGCTGGTACCAGAGGACCCGCAACCGTGGCCAGATGGATGCCCAGGACCGTATGAATCAGCAGGCGCGTATGCGCGTGGCCTCTGTAATGAAAGCATTTGAAGCGGGCAAAGGTGAAAAAGAAATTCTTTATAAAATGTTTCCTCCCGGAATTCGCCAGCTTTTTGTCCGGAAACGTGATCCGTTCCAGCCTCTTATCTACGCTGGTATGGATAAGGAAAAGAAAGAAAAGGTGGAAGAGGTTCCTGTCCCGGTTGATCGCTTTGTAGGGACGGATAAAAGATTCGAGACAATTCCGCTGGAGGCTTACAACCAGTTGAAAGAGATCGATCCTCAGCTTTATCAGGATCTGGAGTTCTACGGCAAATTGTTTCAGGAGCGAACAGAACTGGAAGCGTTGTCCGATGAAGAATTTGAGGAAGAGGTGTCCCGCTACCAGGCATTAATAGAAAAAGCGAAAGACGTGATGGCCAACTCGGTTCTCACGCCGTTGCAGGTAGGTTACGGAAACCTCCAACTGGTAGGTTTGATGGATAACGGGATAGAAAACGTGGGACTGATCCAGGCCACCGACTCAAAAGGTTACACAGTAAAAAAAGGAATGTTGATAGGGCCTAATTTTGGAGTCGTGGAATCAATTAATGAAGAACGTATCGAAGTGGTCGAAAGGGCCCGCGATCATGAAGGAAACATCCTGTCGACAGTGCAGTTTATTGCATTTGCCGATCCGGAAGGTTCCGAAGAAAAATAAACTAGGGGAAGGCCGTGAAACAAACAACCTGGAGACTTGGCTTAGCCGGACTATTGGTCGTTTTAACCTGGGGAATGGTCCCTGTATTGGCTGCGACTGCTCCTGCAGAAGTCCCGGAAGAAATGGTGGCGCAGGCGGGTTCGACTGAAAGTGCAGAAAACAATGAGCCATCCCGTGCCACGATAACCGATATCCGCACAGAAACAGCAGGCGATGAGGTTACCGTAGAGGTAGAAGCGACAGGGGATCTTCAATACACGGCCTTTAAACTGATGGACCCCCTCCGTCTGGTACTGGATTTTCAGAATATGGAGACCACAAGCGTTTCAGGGTTGACGGATATCAATAAAGGTGTCGTCAAGTCCATTCGCCCTCTTTATTTTGATGATGCGGCGGTTCAACGCCTGGAATTTGATCTGGCTTCTACAGCTGTTTATGAAATCCAGAAGCCGGAAAGCAATAAGCTGGTGATAAAGCTGAAAGGTGCAGAAATGCAGGCGGCGGCACCTGAACCGGAAAAGATGCCGGTAATGAAGGATGAAACCGCCGATCCGGAAATGAACCCGGAAATGGGATCCATGAATACTCGTGGTGTTCCAGGCTTTCAGCCGACGGAACTCAGCTCGGACATCTGTGACAGCATACTGAATGAAAAAGACCGGTTGATAAAGGTTGAGTTCCAGAATGCAGAATTGAGAAACATTTTTCGCTTTCTTGCAGAGAGTGAAAACGTCAATCTGGTGGTTTCCCAATCAGTTAGTGGAACAGTGACCATGAAGGTTGATGCCGTTGCATGGAAAAATGTACTCGAACTGATTCTTGCAAACTACAAACTGGGAAGAAAATGCGAAGGGAATGTGGTTCGGATTGGACTTGAAGACGATTTGATCGCCGAGCGGTTCAATCAGCCTTTGATCACCCAGATGGTCAGGTTGAATTATGGCGATCCGGACGAAGTGATCAAGAATCTGGACAAAATGAAGTCAAATTTTGGCAAGGTCGTTTCCGATAAGAGGACAAACTCGATAATCGTTACCGATACGGAAACCAGTGTTCTCGACATGATGACCGTCATTAATAATCTTGATCAACCGACCACTCAGGTTCAGATCGAATCCAAGATTATCCAGATCAACAGGGATTTTCTTCAGGAGATTGGTATCCAGTGGGGATTCGACGGTGTGGCTTTCCGAAACCCGGATTTTCCAAATGCAATTGCGTTTAGTGGTGCCGCAGTGGGTGATGGTGCTCTTTCAGCGCCGGTGGGTGCCGGTAGAGTTGACCTTGGGGGTACTCCGGGAAATCTTCCAGCAACCGCCCAATTGGCAACTCCTCGGTTAACTCCAGGGTTCATCGTGGATCTTGCAACGGTGGGCACTCCTTTTGGTGGCATTGCAACCTCTCTCCGGGCTCTGGGTGGAGATGTGACTCTGGATCTTCAGTTGAGTGCTCTGGAACGACAGGGTAAATCCAAAACAGTGGCTTCTCCAAAAGTAACAACTCTGAATAACAAAGAAGCCAAGATCAGGAGTGGTACGCGTCTTCCATTCCAGACTACGGACCCTGCAGAAGGAACCAAGATTGAATTTATTGATGCGGTGATCGAGCTCAAGGTAACCCCTCAGATCACTTCAGAAGATATGGTCTATATGAAAGTAGCGGCACAGCAAAATACGCCTGATCCGGTCAGGAATGTTGGGGGTACGCCGGTAATCCTGACCAAAGAAGCTTTCACTGAACTTCTGGTCGGTGACAAAGATACAGCGGTCATCGGCGGATTGTTTCAGAAACGGGTGACGGATACAACCCGGGCTATTCCCTACGCTTCTGAAATTCCGATCATTGGGCAATTGTTCAAGAGTAATGCGGATTCTGACAATATCAGTGAGTTGCTGATTCTTATAAAACCAACCATTGTCAAAGGACTGGACTCCTGAAGCTTCTCAGGGATTTGAACGAGCAGGCTATAAGGACTTTGTAAAAAAGGAAAATACTATGACCAGGTGGAACAGGTTGGAATACAAATTAATGAAATGCGGTTCCCTGTTTGGAGCCGTAGCCTCGATATTGCTTCTTGCAGTTAATCCGGTCTGGAGTATGGGCAATACAGGCAAGAATAAGGCTGTCGTTACCTCGAGCAGTTTCATTGATGCCTGTGAATCTATTTTTGAAAAGAATCAGACTCCCCTGTCACTGGACTTCCAGGAAGCCCCTATTGAAGATGTGATGCAGATCATTTCTGAGGTTTCGGGCATGAATATTGTCATGGCTCCTGAAATCCAGGGAAATACAACCGTGATGTTGAACGATGTCCCCTGGGGACTGGCGCTGGATATTGTCCTTGATAATGCTGTGCTGGGAAGAGTGTGCGACGAGAATATCATCCGCGTGGATACAAAAGAATCATTTCGGACTGCCAAGGATCGAGGAGAGATGGTCACCGAAATGATCCGTATCAATTATGCAAACCTTCAGGAAGTCGCGACCCGGGTTAAAGCCCTGCAGACTGCTGCGGGAACTGTAACCTTCAACGAACGGACTAATACTCTGGTCATGATGGATACGGAAGAGATGATCAAGGATCTTATCGGTGTGGTGAGGAACCTGGATATTCCGACACCCCAGGTGCAGATTGCTTCCAAAATAGTTCAGATCAACCGGAACTTCCTGCAGGAACTGGGTATTCAGTGGGGTTTTTCTACGATCACAACGCGAAATCCTCAATTCCCCAACACTATTATCACCACAGGTGCGGCGGCAGGTTCCGGTGTTCTTTCTTCGGGTGGTGGGGCAGGGTTTGATGCTGCAGGGCTTGGTGGAAACGGCGGGATCAATAATGGTTTTATGGTGGATCTTGCTACTGAACAGCTACCATTTCTGGGGCTTGCCTCCAGTCTTCTCAGTCGGGATGGTGATCATACTCTGGATGTACAGTTGTCTGCCATGGAACGTCAGGGTAAGAGCCGAACCATTGCAAACCCAAAAGTCTCTACTGCGGATAACAAACAAGCCAAGATTCGACAGGGTGAGAGAATTCCATTCCAGACGTTTTCGCAGAATGAAGGTGTGAAAACTGAATTTGTCGATGCCAACCTGGAACTATTGGTGACCCCGCATATCACTGCCGATCAAAAAGTATATTTGCAGGTGACGGCGCAACAGAACTCTCCCGACTTTGCCAACACAGTCGGTGGCGCTCCGAGAATCGATACCCGTGAAGCCGTTACAGAAGTTCTGGTGGTTGACGGTGGCACGGCAATTCTGGGCGGTTTGCATCAAAGGACTCAGGTAGAAAACCGTCGGGCAATTCCTTATCTTGCAGATATCCCGATTCTGGGTTTGCTGTTTAAAAGTAACCTGGAGCGTGACACTGTAGATGAGCTCCTCATCTTTGTGACCCCCTCAATTATCAAAGCCGAACAGCCCAATTCATGAAACGGTTGAGGATAGACCTCGACGACAGGAGCTACGATATCCTGATCGGCCGAGACCTCCTCTCCCGACTGGCTGAGTTCATCCCTGAACGTCCCGGCCGGGCTGTTGTCATAACCAATCCCGAAATAAAACGTCTCTATGGCGAAAAGGTCAGGCAGAGTCTGGAGGCCTTCGGCATCGATTTCAGTTTTGTGGAAATCCCTGAAGGAGAGGCTCATAAAACTCTGGAAGATGCCAACCGGGTCTACGATCACCTCCTGGCGGGAAATTTTGACCGTAAAACTTTAATGATTGCATTAGGAGGTGGAGTTATCGGAGACCTCACCGGCTTTGTTGCAGCGACCTATCAGCGCGGAGTTCCTTATGTCCAGGTGCCAACAACTCTCTTGTCTCAAGTAGACAGCAGCGTGGGTGGAAAAACTGCAGTTAACCATCCACTGGGAAAAAATATGATCGGCGCTTTTTACCAGCCGCGTGCGGTTATAGCAGATCTTGACACCCTGAAAACCCTGGCTCCAGACGAATTCCGGTGTGGTCTTGCAGAAGTGGTTAAATACGGGGTGATTGAGGACCCGGACCTGTTTACTTATCTTGAAGAGCACGTCGATTCTATCCTGGGATTGGATGCTGATTGCCTGGCTCATTTAATCCAGACCTCATGTGCAATCAAAGCGAAGGTAGTCGAAAAAGATGAGCGTGAGTCGAATTACCGGATGGTCCTGAATTTTGGTCACACCCTGGGGCATGCCGTTGAAGCATTAACTCATTATGACCGGTTCAAACATGGTGAAGCCGTTGCTATCGGAATGGTCTTCGCAGCAGAGTTATCGAGTTTTCTAGGTAATTGTGATGATGAGACTGTGGAGCGCATAAAAAACCTGATTGCAAGGTTTGGATTGCCTACACAACTACCCCAATTTGATCCCGGGGATTATATTGCTTCCATGCGTCATGATAAAAAGGCTCAGGGTAATAAAATCCGCTTTATTCTGGTACGAAAGGTGGGAACCATTGAAATTGTTGATTCCGTGGAAGAATCGGCTCTTTTAAAAGTTCTGGGTGATTTGCATATATCCAGTTAAAGGATACCCGTACAAATCGAAGCGCTTTTTCTCCGTAAATTTATCTATCAGGAAAACCGGGTCGTAATGGTGTCCGGAATGCTCAACAACCTGAATGTAAAAAGAAGGTATTCACTTTTCCTCGGAATCCTTTATTTAAGGCCCCGGTTTATTAGCTGTTTTGAGTTCCCCCTATTTCAGCGTCTAAAGTCTGAGCAGGCACTAAGTTTTTTCACAGAATCCAGCGTTTTCCCTCATAATATATTCAACCCCTCGATCAGAACCCAGGCATCGCTGTATCCCCGTTGTCAAAGTGGACTTGAGGGCAAAATTTGGCACCAGCTGTATGAAAATTTATAAGGATTTGCGGGTTTGGTAAAAATTATGTAAATAAATTTTTTAATGAAGGAAAAGTCAGGTGAAATTTAGATAAAATAACTCATT contains:
- a CDS encoding NnrS family protein: MTRLPFFSYGFRPFFFSAALFAGTAIPVWAIILSGANSAEFLYGPREWHVHEMVFGFLSAIIAGFLFTAMPNWTDRPPVKGKLLIVFWGLWLAGRLVIAKPWLPDMVCVLVDVLFLIGVAGIVWREIAIGKAWDRSPIGVLISLYALANILFHGLALSDSSTELAERMGLTIIILLLSLIGGKVTPGFTEDFLEDHNLPQRPPDFSGIDKATILLTLIAGISWIVQPLTHTTGWLLLTAGIMHLIRLSRWYGWRTWREPLVLILHVGYGWLAMALIILGAAALGVGFYLGEAIHALTTGAIGSMTLAIMTRASLGHTGRPKYAGPGTIMMYSLVNLGALLRVFGPATPIPTFFVYNFSAMAWSGGYLLFAIIYGKFLLSPSLDEE
- the miaB gene encoding tRNA (N6-isopentenyl adenosine(37)-C2)-methylthiotransferase MiaB, encoding MKQLYLETFGCQMNVADSDRMEQLLFQDGYRCTSHREAADVVLINTCAIREKAEQKVFSLFGQLKPIKQQNPDVILGLTGCLAQQEQDSLLAKMPFLDFILGPDAIESVPDAVEKARQSRTTLINTDFDREKKYSIPALDGSRITGPVAYVNIIKGCDKFCSFCVVPNTRGREKSRSENEIYEEVRQLVAAGAREIILLGQNVNSYGKIGLDKPLTFHELLRGVAAIPGVERLRFTSSHPMDMTRDVIDAYRDLPNLMNHMHLPVQSGSDAVLYRMRRHHTVENYIDLIDELKSEVPGIAMTTDLIVGFPGETDADFENTLTLMKRIGFHNSYMFAYSPRPFTPAAEYEDSVPHEVKHERLQRVIQLQAELANEAGQGFLGREVEVMVESASEKPGIDYRGRNPEYWNVMMACPDETLEPGDIVKVKIDHASGHALKGQWVTTVKPALHSTTV
- a CDS encoding helix-turn-helix transcriptional regulator, with translation MMSKAELARKANVTVQTIDRIEKGNDCRLDTKRKIILALGYKLGERTKIFIDEEASAGKKKSIKKKVVRRKKKSDL
- the pilM gene encoding type IV pilus assembly protein PilM — translated: MFLTAKTPLLAIDIGSSSVKLAQLQGSGSRYELTAFGVMPLEPDAVTDGMVRDEEAVADALSRLVKAEKVDTRFAVSSLSGESVIIKKIQMPVLPDEELEESIAQEAEQYIPFEIDDVRLDYQKLDIQGGAGDEFGGLDEEEKEDILLVAVQNDLIDNRSDVLTAAGLKPVIIDLDVFAVSNALAIQRDLETMGGVAVVDLGNSFTHVNLLLDGISFFTRDIPLGGSVLTYQLGKDYGLDFNETEGLKQGIIPDSIDRQEVIDKIVDSFDGIIDEVQKSFEFFSSTSNSTIEQVFISGGGAMIPGVDNLLSDRLAVSVEVFNPLETVKINPRKFDRESINQMAPLASVVAGLATRRFDYI
- a CDS encoding PilN domain-containing protein gives rise to the protein MIKINLYDYQRVAQEVTVQKMVVTAMMIIGGAIVVTVMAVFADIARVSSAESEMVAAQMKVDQIKPQFDAVQKLKAEQGTLNKKITSLSDLRASKIPFAKLMEDVGQVTPSGVWLSKIEQATEAKLRSGNVPILFIEKSKKGPSTEDPHLFVKFQGKASSDRGVVRFMEGLETLSYLDHVLMHSSKQGWVANRPVRTFIVYAHVAGTGPKPKK
- the pilO gene encoding type 4a pilus biogenesis protein PilO; the encoded protein is MEKLFDSLPYAALARMTKIQFIFLGLLIGGLIFGAYFFTFHLQKEEEYAAHVKKKTELDATFLQYQTAIAGKPVLVRSISTLKADLVEASRVLPLESELPELLHRVTDIGTVLGVQIADFKIGHQINKLDFYSEVPLEVKINGGFYNTLGFFDWLQNLLQVVDVKELAMNSKMTKRQIVNEDTGKVEVKSVEGIQTSIKATIYAFAGDRS
- the pilQ gene encoding type IV pilus secretin PilQ, giving the protein MKQTTWRLGLAGLLVVLTWGMVPVLAATAPAEVPEEMVAQAGSTESAENNEPSRATITDIRTETAGDEVTVEVEATGDLQYTAFKLMDPLRLVLDFQNMETTSVSGLTDINKGVVKSIRPLYFDDAAVQRLEFDLASTAVYEIQKPESNKLVIKLKGAEMQAAAPEPEKMPVMKDETADPEMNPEMGSMNTRGVPGFQPTELSSDICDSILNEKDRLIKVEFQNAELRNIFRFLAESENVNLVVSQSVSGTVTMKVDAVAWKNVLELILANYKLGRKCEGNVVRIGLEDDLIAERFNQPLITQMVRLNYGDPDEVIKNLDKMKSNFGKVVSDKRTNSIIVTDTETSVLDMMTVINNLDQPTTQVQIESKIIQINRDFLQEIGIQWGFDGVAFRNPDFPNAIAFSGAAVGDGALSAPVGAGRVDLGGTPGNLPATAQLATPRLTPGFIVDLATVGTPFGGIATSLRALGGDVTLDLQLSALERQGKSKTVASPKVTTLNNKEAKIRSGTRLPFQTTDPAEGTKIEFIDAVIELKVTPQITSEDMVYMKVAAQQNTPDPVRNVGGTPVILTKEAFTELLVGDKDTAVIGGLFQKRVTDTTRAIPYASEIPIIGQLFKSNADSDNISELLILIKPTIVKGLDS
- the pilQ gene encoding type IV pilus secretin PilQ gives rise to the protein MTRWNRLEYKLMKCGSLFGAVASILLLAVNPVWSMGNTGKNKAVVTSSSFIDACESIFEKNQTPLSLDFQEAPIEDVMQIISEVSGMNIVMAPEIQGNTTVMLNDVPWGLALDIVLDNAVLGRVCDENIIRVDTKESFRTAKDRGEMVTEMIRINYANLQEVATRVKALQTAAGTVTFNERTNTLVMMDTEEMIKDLIGVVRNLDIPTPQVQIASKIVQINRNFLQELGIQWGFSTITTRNPQFPNTIITTGAAAGSGVLSSGGGAGFDAAGLGGNGGINNGFMVDLATEQLPFLGLASSLLSRDGDHTLDVQLSAMERQGKSRTIANPKVSTADNKQAKIRQGERIPFQTFSQNEGVKTEFVDANLELLVTPHITADQKVYLQVTAQQNSPDFANTVGGAPRIDTREAVTEVLVVDGGTAILGGLHQRTQVENRRAIPYLADIPILGLLFKSNLERDTVDELLIFVTPSIIKAEQPNS
- the aroB gene encoding 3-dehydroquinate synthase, which translates into the protein MKRLRIDLDDRSYDILIGRDLLSRLAEFIPERPGRAVVITNPEIKRLYGEKVRQSLEAFGIDFSFVEIPEGEAHKTLEDANRVYDHLLAGNFDRKTLMIALGGGVIGDLTGFVAATYQRGVPYVQVPTTLLSQVDSSVGGKTAVNHPLGKNMIGAFYQPRAVIADLDTLKTLAPDEFRCGLAEVVKYGVIEDPDLFTYLEEHVDSILGLDADCLAHLIQTSCAIKAKVVEKDERESNYRMVLNFGHTLGHAVEALTHYDRFKHGEAVAIGMVFAAELSSFLGNCDDETVERIKNLIARFGLPTQLPQFDPGDYIASMRHDKKAQGNKIRFILVRKVGTIEIVDSVEESALLKVLGDLHISS